The following are from one region of the Rhodothermus sp. genome:
- a CDS encoding metallophosphoesterase, with amino-acid sequence MGRFALFSVGLVLLTLAIDGYVYVNWRRFARSRPAVRWTLAVYRVLLWIMPLALPGYFLIFRWWEVEPKLARALFFGGWALYYVPKIPIALVLLIKDGMRLIARLVARPHPTQTAPSPTPSDTARRMSRAEFIQKLGWSAAALPFLTIGHGLLRTLYDFTVYRVTIPIPHLPRALDGLTIGQLSDLHAGSFLDERPAHEAVELLLALKPDLIVITGDYVNHDADELPLILPALRKLKAELGVWGCLGNHDHYAHTPEVVRRLHEQTPLRLLINAHHTFRIDGARLHLIGTDNTGFRQRFADLPGALKGLKPDPHGEELRLLLAHDPSFWDLEVRPGYPDIDLMLCGHTHGGQIGIELGPLRWGLARIVYERWAGLYVEPAPSPRGRQYLYVNRGVGTIGPPLRLGIRPEITLVTLRRA; translated from the coding sequence ATGGGGCGCTTTGCGTTGTTTTCGGTCGGGCTCGTGTTGCTGACGCTGGCCATTGATGGATATGTGTACGTTAACTGGCGCCGTTTTGCCCGGTCCCGACCGGCTGTGCGTTGGACGCTTGCGGTCTATCGGGTGCTGCTGTGGATTATGCCGCTGGCCCTACCAGGTTACTTTTTGATATTTCGCTGGTGGGAAGTAGAGCCCAAGCTGGCCCGGGCGCTGTTTTTCGGAGGCTGGGCCCTTTACTACGTGCCCAAAATCCCCATCGCGCTGGTACTGTTGATCAAAGACGGTATGCGCCTGATCGCTCGCCTTGTTGCGCGCCCGCATCCGACGCAAACCGCACCCTCTCCAACCCCATCGGATACCGCCCGCCGCATGAGTCGTGCTGAATTTATCCAGAAACTGGGATGGTCGGCGGCTGCCCTTCCTTTCCTGACCATAGGCCATGGCCTGCTGCGTACGCTTTACGACTTTACCGTGTATCGTGTGACGATCCCCATTCCCCATCTACCCCGGGCGCTCGATGGCCTGACCATCGGCCAGCTCTCAGACCTGCATGCCGGTTCGTTCCTGGATGAGCGTCCTGCCCACGAAGCCGTCGAACTACTGCTGGCGCTAAAGCCCGACCTGATCGTGATTACCGGCGACTACGTTAATCACGATGCCGATGAACTGCCCCTCATTCTACCCGCACTGCGCAAGCTGAAGGCTGAGCTGGGCGTCTGGGGTTGTCTGGGCAATCACGACCACTACGCCCACACTCCCGAGGTCGTGCGACGGCTGCACGAACAGACCCCACTGCGTCTGCTCATCAACGCCCATCACACCTTCCGCATCGACGGTGCTCGGCTGCACCTGATCGGCACCGATAACACAGGATTCCGACAGCGCTTTGCCGATCTGCCTGGGGCCCTGAAGGGGCTGAAACCTGATCCACACGGCGAAGAACTGCGACTGCTGCTGGCTCACGACCCCTCATTCTGGGACCTGGAAGTACGTCCGGGTTATCCCGACATCGACCTGATGCTCTGCGGGCACACCCATGGCGGACAGATTGGCATCGAGCTGGGTCCCCTCCGCTGGGGATTGGCACGTATCGTCTATGAGCGTTGGGCCGGCCTCTATGTGGAACCTGCTCCATCACCGCGTGGCCGCCAGTACCTTTACGTCAACCGTGGCGTGGGGACTATCGGCCCACCACTTCGACTGGGCATTCGTCCCGAAATTACCCTGGTTACGTTACGTCGTGCTTGA
- a CDS encoding LptF/LptG family permease: MKHLHRMTLSMLPGPFVGWFGTLMFLLVMQFLIKYLPDLVGKGLPLGIILELISYNLAYMVVLAVPMATLIAMIMAFGRLAESNAYQVIKSAGISLPQLTWPLLIVGLLLTGGMMYFNNLILPEANHRARNLWIDIQRKKPGFQLQPGVFYDGIEGYSILVQHRDPETDSLHDITIYDYRRSGEHVVLKAQRGLLQPIAGGRFIDLILENGEFHRLRRLEGQERYERLIFARYRLRLDLSDFVFTRSQEEGYRTDRTTPTPQMLALVDSMEAEIRRNRARVRQLLWRLLSDTTDANTSPNGQLPQIRGDTLRPPARLAIRGRPEWTTLYDLALQQARQLQSEIEDLQRSIQWTEQRVDRYRVEIHKKFSIAVACLIFVLIGMPLGLSVRRGGLGLAGGLALGIFLFYWVTLVQGEKLADRGYLAPWIGMWLPNLVMGLLGVALILYVSFDLRVTRPLEWLTRQLHALRYAVSRTHAHR, translated from the coding sequence ATGAAGCACCTCCATCGCATGACGCTCAGCATGCTCCCCGGCCCGTTTGTAGGCTGGTTTGGCACGCTCATGTTTTTGCTCGTCATGCAATTTCTGATCAAGTACCTGCCGGATCTGGTCGGCAAAGGACTCCCGCTCGGTATTATCCTGGAGCTGATCAGCTATAACCTCGCCTACATGGTGGTGCTGGCCGTGCCCATGGCCACGCTGATCGCCATGATCATGGCATTCGGGCGGCTGGCCGAATCGAATGCCTATCAGGTAATCAAAAGCGCGGGCATCTCACTACCGCAACTGACCTGGCCGCTGCTGATCGTAGGCCTGCTGCTGACGGGCGGCATGATGTACTTCAACAACTTGATCCTACCCGAAGCCAATCATCGCGCCCGCAACCTGTGGATCGATATCCAGCGAAAAAAACCCGGCTTTCAGCTACAACCTGGTGTGTTTTACGACGGTATCGAAGGCTACAGCATCCTGGTGCAACATCGTGATCCAGAAACCGACTCGCTGCACGATATCACCATTTACGATTACCGGCGCAGTGGCGAACATGTGGTCCTGAAAGCCCAGCGGGGACTGCTGCAACCTATCGCTGGCGGACGTTTCATCGATCTCATTCTGGAAAATGGGGAATTTCACCGACTGCGTCGTCTTGAAGGCCAGGAACGTTACGAACGCCTGATATTTGCACGCTACCGACTACGGCTTGATCTGTCGGACTTCGTGTTCACGCGCAGCCAGGAAGAAGGTTACCGCACTGATCGCACCACACCAACGCCTCAGATGCTGGCGCTGGTCGACTCCATGGAAGCCGAAATTCGGCGAAACCGCGCGCGCGTGCGCCAGCTTCTGTGGCGCCTCCTGAGCGATACGACTGATGCAAACACTTCGCCTAATGGACAGCTTCCCCAGATCCGCGGCGACACGCTGCGTCCACCTGCGCGCCTGGCAATTCGCGGCCGTCCGGAATGGACTACGTTGTACGACCTGGCCCTCCAGCAGGCCCGTCAGCTTCAGAGCGAAATTGAAGACCTGCAACGTTCCATCCAATGGACTGAACAACGAGTCGATCGCTATCGCGTCGAAATCCACAAGAAGTTTTCCATTGCAGTTGCCTGCCTGATTTTTGTGCTGATCGGAATGCCGCTGGGCCTGAGCGTGCGCCGGGGGGGGCTGGGACTGGCTGGCGGGCTGGCTCTGGGTATTTTTCTGTTTTACTGGGTAACTCTCGTACAGGGCGAGAAACTGGCCGACCGTGGCTATCTGGCTCCCTGGATCGGTATGTGGCTCCCCAACCTGGTTATGGGCCTGCTCGGAGTGGCGTTAATCCTATATGTCTCGTTCGACCTGCGCGTCACACGCCCGCTGGAATGGCTGACCCGACAACTGCATGCGCTACGCTATGCTGTATCTCGTACCCACGCCCATCGGTAA
- the rsmI gene encoding 16S rRNA (cytidine(1402)-2'-O)-methyltransferase, with protein MRYAMLYLVPTPIGNLEDLTLRALRILREVDLIACEDTRTSAKLLHHYGITTPTTSYHAHNETRRAAQLVARMEAGARIALITDAGTPGISDPGFYLVRACLRRRIPVVALPGPTAFVPALAASGLPTDRFVFEGFLPSKKGRRKRLAELAAEPRTIVLYEAPHRLVRTLEELAQALGNDRPAVVVRELTKVFETFARGTLRTLHAYYAAQPRIRGEIVLVVAGASYRPDPEWPRDQAIVTSSYTSEETS; from the coding sequence ATGCGCTACGCTATGCTGTATCTCGTACCCACGCCCATCGGTAACCTGGAGGACCTCACATTGCGCGCCTTGCGCATTCTGCGTGAGGTGGATCTGATCGCCTGTGAAGACACTCGTACCTCGGCCAAGTTGCTTCATCACTATGGCATTACAACCCCTACGACCAGTTACCATGCACACAATGAAACGCGCAGGGCAGCACAGCTTGTCGCTCGCATGGAAGCTGGCGCACGAATCGCCCTGATTACCGATGCCGGCACACCCGGTATCAGCGATCCTGGCTTCTACCTGGTGCGGGCGTGTCTGCGTCGACGCATTCCGGTGGTGGCGCTGCCGGGCCCGACCGCCTTCGTGCCGGCCCTGGCCGCCAGTGGGCTCCCTACCGATCGGTTTGTATTCGAAGGGTTTCTGCCATCCAAAAAGGGGCGTCGGAAGCGGCTGGCCGAGCTGGCGGCCGAACCCCGTACGATCGTACTGTACGAAGCGCCTCACCGGCTGGTCCGCACGCTCGAAGAACTGGCCCAGGCACTGGGGAACGATCGACCGGCCGTTGTAGTCCGCGAGCTGACCAAAGTGTTTGAAACGTTCGCGCGCGGTACGCTGCGTACGCTTCACGCGTACTATGCAGCACAGCCACGCATCCGGGGTGAGATCGTGCTCGTTGTGGCCGGCGCCTCTTACCGGCCCGATCCTGAATGGCCCCGTGATCAGGCCATTGTTACCTCGTCCTATACCTCGGAGGAAACCTCATGA
- the rtcA gene encoding RNA 3'-terminal phosphate cyclase: MSLSPLLTLDGSRHSGSGTLVRQAVALAALLGRPLRLYNIRARRQPPGLRPQHLKAVEAVAELVDARLEGAKLGSQHLTFVPRTRPRGGLYRWDIGTAGSATLLAQTVLPVLAFADSPTRAIIRGGLFQDFAPTYFHLRYALLPLLHRMGLEARLEMRRPGYVPRGGGELLLEVTPLHTPLQPLRLEQQGRPVRIFGLALASHLKQRRVAQRLADRCRQRLIEAGLPEPYIQTIDDTHADQPGAALAVFVETDTGALLGADQAGAPGRPSEAIAENVARMLLEDLRSGATVDRYLSDQLLPYVALANGSSVYLVPAITDHVASSCWLVAQFMDVAVTLQKRTLLVEGAAQWPSVDRPPPS; the protein is encoded by the coding sequence ATGAGCCTGTCCCCACTGCTTACGCTTGACGGCAGCCGGCATTCTGGAAGCGGGACACTGGTACGGCAGGCTGTAGCCCTGGCGGCCCTGCTGGGGCGTCCTCTGCGTCTCTACAACATACGGGCACGCCGGCAACCACCGGGCCTTCGTCCTCAGCACCTGAAAGCCGTCGAGGCAGTCGCCGAGCTGGTTGATGCCCGGTTGGAGGGCGCCAAGCTCGGCAGTCAGCACCTGACGTTTGTGCCCCGCACGCGCCCCCGCGGTGGCCTGTACCGGTGGGACATCGGCACAGCGGGGTCGGCCACGCTGTTAGCGCAGACGGTCTTGCCTGTGCTGGCTTTTGCCGATAGCCCAACCCGGGCCATTATCCGTGGTGGGTTATTTCAGGATTTTGCGCCGACTTACTTCCATTTGCGCTACGCCTTACTTCCCTTGTTGCATCGCATGGGACTGGAAGCACGCCTGGAGATGCGGCGGCCGGGTTACGTACCGCGCGGCGGCGGTGAGCTCCTGCTGGAAGTGACCCCGCTCCACACTCCGTTGCAGCCGCTGCGTCTGGAGCAGCAGGGACGACCGGTACGCATCTTCGGCCTCGCACTGGCTTCCCACTTGAAACAGCGCCGCGTAGCCCAACGCCTGGCCGACCGCTGCCGCCAGCGCTTGATCGAAGCCGGGCTCCCAGAGCCGTATATCCAAACAATTGACGACACCCATGCCGATCAGCCAGGTGCTGCACTGGCTGTCTTTGTCGAAACCGACACAGGTGCCTTGCTGGGAGCCGATCAGGCCGGCGCCCCCGGTCGCCCCTCTGAAGCAATTGCCGAGAACGTGGCCCGTATGCTGCTCGAAGACCTGCGTAGCGGTGCCACCGTCGATCGCTATCTGTCCGACCAGCTCCTGCCCTACGTTGCCCTGGCCAACGGCTCCTCGGTGTATCTTGTCCCTGCAATTACCGACCATGTAGCTTCAAGCTGTTGGCTGGTAGCGCAGTTCATGGATGTGGCTGTGACGCTTCAAAAACGTACGCTGCTGGTTGAAGGCGCCGCACAATGGCCGTCTGTTGACCGGCCACCCCCCTCATAG
- a CDS encoding DUF2723 domain-containing protein: MRRTLIERLVATAVFLYALILYGLTIAPTVSFWDSGEFIASVFGLEVMHPPGAPFYMLVARLFSMLAPSRELVALAVNWVSALSSAFTVLLTFLIIVRLIRHWQPPAEQRSWTDDFIALTGGVIGACTFAVTDSFWFNAVEAEVYAMSMLFTALVVWLSLRWSEQAAAEVATLRRGGTLSGLAANRYLVLIAYLFGLAIGVHLLSLLALFFVALLVFFTEFDRPEWTSTQRGLRIVGALATSALIFVLIYPGIIQELPDWAGKSGDPLLFGLVVLALVIAGVYYTHRQQKPAANLAMLFLAMILLGYSSYALIIIRSSVDPPIDLNDPETPQAFVSYLKREQYGETPLLRGATYNNQTGQIDQTRQVLFPRRWSPDPNHLRVYAQYDSDLDFFLRYQLGHMYVRYFLWNFVGKASDVQDAPAITGFLPGEKELYFFQTPSERAARNVYYALPLLLGLLGMLFHFNHDWRRAFSVLILFLVTGVGIIVYLNQTPLQPRERDYSYVGSFFAFSLWIGIGAAGLLEILRDRLKERAAAVQRALLWGGAAVLFAAVPLHMLLQNYDDHDRSGRYVARDYAWNLLMSLDENAIVFTNGDNDTYPLWYLQEVEGIRRDVRVANLSLLNTSWYIKQLKHQWARQSAPLPFSLSDAEIDRLSVVPWEPRELELPVRLNPATDYERLGIAPEDSNRVMRPMRWRLEGRPYTRDLHLLYAADIAVLDMLRTNADRNWERPIYFAVTVSPDGQLNLQNFFQLEGQAYRVVPIRHNVTLGRVVPSITLERLRNFRFTNLDNPDVYFDENIRRMVDNYRSIYAHIATQLAEQGLADEGEALLDTLMARVPLETIPADLRSYYFLTQAYQQVGAPEKAVAIWKKAEPLVLFTLRTARSQREADLAAQFVRIIRFTYMMAGDYDAAAAFSNRLAEVLGDDSFRKTPEELRQEMQQLLGNPNDTTTNP; this comes from the coding sequence ATGCGTCGCACGTTAATTGAGCGTCTGGTAGCTACCGCCGTTTTTCTGTACGCGCTGATTCTTTATGGCCTGACCATTGCGCCAACGGTTTCGTTCTGGGACTCCGGCGAATTTATTGCAAGCGTCTTCGGCCTGGAAGTCATGCATCCACCCGGGGCTCCGTTTTACATGCTGGTAGCCCGGCTTTTTTCGATGCTGGCCCCCTCACGCGAGCTGGTCGCGCTGGCTGTCAACTGGGTCTCGGCCCTCTCCAGCGCCTTTACCGTGCTGCTGACTTTCCTGATCATCGTCCGCCTGATTCGCCACTGGCAACCGCCGGCTGAACAGCGGTCGTGGACAGACGATTTCATTGCCCTGACGGGCGGTGTGATCGGAGCCTGCACCTTTGCTGTGACTGACTCATTCTGGTTCAATGCCGTCGAAGCCGAAGTCTACGCAATGTCCATGCTTTTCACCGCGCTGGTTGTCTGGCTGAGCTTGCGGTGGAGCGAACAGGCGGCGGCCGAAGTCGCTACCCTGCGGCGTGGTGGCACACTCTCAGGTCTGGCAGCTAACCGCTACCTGGTGCTCATCGCCTACCTGTTCGGACTGGCCATCGGGGTGCATCTGCTCAGCCTGTTGGCCCTGTTTTTCGTGGCGCTGCTGGTCTTTTTTACAGAATTCGACCGACCTGAATGGACGTCCACTCAGCGCGGGCTACGCATCGTGGGAGCTCTGGCCACCTCTGCGCTTATCTTTGTGCTCATCTACCCGGGCATCATCCAGGAACTACCCGACTGGGCAGGCAAAAGCGGCGATCCGCTTCTGTTTGGGCTGGTGGTGTTAGCCCTGGTGATCGCTGGCGTTTACTACACCCATCGGCAGCAAAAGCCAGCGGCCAATCTGGCCATGCTCTTCCTGGCCATGATCCTGCTGGGGTATTCGAGCTATGCACTCATCATTATCCGCAGCAGTGTTGATCCGCCCATCGATCTGAACGATCCAGAAACACCTCAAGCTTTTGTCTCTTATCTGAAGCGAGAACAATACGGGGAGACCCCACTGCTGCGCGGGGCCACCTACAATAACCAGACAGGACAGATCGACCAGACGCGCCAGGTGCTTTTCCCCCGCCGCTGGTCACCGGACCCTAACCACCTGCGCGTCTATGCCCAGTACGACTCGGACCTGGACTTCTTCCTGCGTTACCAGCTCGGCCATATGTACGTGCGCTATTTCCTATGGAACTTTGTTGGCAAGGCCAGCGACGTGCAGGATGCTCCGGCTATCACAGGCTTTCTACCCGGCGAAAAAGAGCTGTATTTCTTCCAGACACCCAGTGAACGTGCCGCCCGCAATGTTTACTACGCACTGCCGCTCCTACTGGGCCTGCTGGGCATGCTTTTTCACTTCAACCATGACTGGCGGCGAGCCTTCAGCGTGCTCATTCTGTTTCTGGTAACCGGCGTGGGGATTATCGTTTATCTGAACCAGACGCCACTGCAACCCCGCGAACGTGACTACTCCTACGTGGGGAGCTTTTTCGCCTTCAGCCTATGGATAGGCATCGGGGCCGCAGGCTTACTCGAAATTCTCCGCGACCGCCTGAAAGAGCGCGCTGCTGCCGTGCAACGCGCTTTGCTCTGGGGCGGCGCGGCGGTGCTCTTTGCGGCTGTGCCGCTACACATGTTATTACAGAATTACGATGACCACGACCGCTCCGGTCGCTATGTGGCCCGCGACTACGCCTGGAATCTGCTGATGAGTCTTGATGAGAATGCCATTGTTTTCACCAACGGGGACAATGATACCTATCCCCTCTGGTATCTGCAGGAGGTGGAGGGCATACGGCGAGATGTACGGGTAGCCAACCTTTCCTTGCTGAACACTTCCTGGTATATCAAACAGCTCAAGCATCAGTGGGCGCGTCAGTCAGCTCCCCTGCCTTTTTCATTGAGCGACGCAGAGATTGACCGCCTCAGCGTAGTCCCATGGGAACCGCGCGAGCTTGAGCTGCCGGTTCGGCTCAATCCGGCCACCGACTACGAACGACTGGGCATCGCTCCAGAAGACAGCAACCGCGTTATGCGGCCGATGCGCTGGCGCCTGGAAGGTCGGCCCTACACCCGTGATCTGCACCTGCTCTATGCAGCCGACATTGCCGTACTCGATATGTTGCGCACCAATGCCGATCGCAACTGGGAGCGGCCCATCTACTTTGCCGTTACGGTCAGCCCGGATGGCCAGCTCAACCTGCAAAACTTTTTCCAGCTCGAAGGCCAGGCCTACCGGGTGGTCCCCATCCGGCACAACGTAACACTCGGACGGGTCGTACCCTCGATCACGCTGGAACGGCTCCGGAACTTCCGGTTCACCAACCTGGACAACCCGGATGTATACTTCGACGAAAACATCCGTCGTATGGTGGACAACTACCGGAGCATCTATGCCCACATTGCCACACAACTGGCCGAGCAGGGACTGGCCGACGAAGGCGAAGCTCTGCTCGATACCCTTATGGCACGTGTGCCTCTGGAGACCATTCCGGCCGACCTGCGCTCGTACTACTTCCTGACTCAGGCCTATCAGCAAGTAGGCGCTCCCGAAAAAGCCGTAGCCATCTGGAAAAAAGCAGAACCGCTTGTACTCTTCACCCTGCGTACCGCTCGCTCCCAGCGGGAAGCTGATCTGGCTGCTCAATTCGTACGGATTATTCGCTTTACCTACATGATGGCCGGCGATTACGACGCAGCGGCAGCGTTCAGCAACCGACTGGCCGAAGTGCTGGGAGACGACAGCTTTCGCAAAACCCCTGAAGAACTCCGCCAGGAAATGCAGCAGCTTCTGGGGAACCCAAACGACACTACGACAAACCCGTAG